In Oryza sativa Japonica Group chromosome 3, ASM3414082v1, one DNA window encodes the following:
- the LOC107277107 gene encoding uncharacterized protein: MLGRIIFCVVIAAAVLAVVLLATVSPLPGRHKGGGGGRDHPWTLTVYIHTTTAAAAAAAAAGTVSPPQRQQQASAFVFRHRMTAGPESASRTVGAATGFVLPAEAAGSAMSVFDTVHLAFDVSGMSGSVCVQAAAGDGGGGEKAPRPTRRRGECGDPEVLRVVGGTGDFAFAAGGDGVLRALCAPRLFGGAAAAKVLRLELSVAHAKG, translated from the coding sequence atGCTAGGCAGGATCATCTTCTGCGTGGTGATCGCCGCggccgtcctcgccgtcgtcctcctcgccaccgTCTCCCCGCTGCCGGGGCGCcacaagggcggcggcggcggtcgagaccATCCGTGGACTCTCACCGTGTACATCCatacgacgacggcggcggcggcagcggcagcggcagctggaaccgtgtcgccgccgcagcGACAACAGCAGGCGAGCGCGTTCGTGTTCCGGCACCGGATGACGGCGGGGCCGGAGAGCGCGTCGAGGAcggtgggcgcggcgacggggtTCGTGCTCCCTGCCGAGGCCGCCGGCTCGGCGATGTCGGTGTTCGACACGGTGCACCTGGCGTTCGACGTGTCGGGGATGTCCGGGAGCGTCTGCgtccaggcggcggcgggggacggcggcggcggcgagaaggcgccacggccgacgaggcggcgcggggagTGCGGTGACCCGGAGGTGCTGCGGGTGGTGGGCGGCACGGGCGACTTCGCGTTCGCCGCGGGCGGGGATGGCGTGCTCCGCGCGCTGTGCGCGCCGCGGCTGTTCggtggcgcggccgcggcgaagGTGTTGCGGCTTGAGCTGAGCGTTGCGCACGCCAAGGGCTAG
- the LOC4334055 gene encoding uncharacterized protein yields the protein MGACNSCEATAVAAVNGRSASGEATAARVVLADGALRRFPGGTRASQAVKAAGGGGGGSSWFLCSADGLELGAAVAAVGGGDDEELQPGQLYFVLPAAMRRRPLQAEEMAALAVRASAALVGDHDGPLVFPEAAASAADPRAAGKGCRRSRTRRHSRGRDFVPDLGAIAE from the coding sequence ATGGGGGCGTGCAACTCCtgcgaggcgacggcggtggcggcggtgaacgggaggtcggcgtcgggggaggcgacggcggcgagggtggtgcTGGCGGACGGCGCGCTGCGGCGGTTCCCGGGTGGCACCAGGGCGTCGCAGGCGGTGaaggcggcgggcggaggcggcggcgggtcgtcGTGGTTCCTGTGCAGCGCCGACGGGCTGGAGCTCggggccgcggtggcggcggtgggcggcggcgacgacgaggagctccAGCCCGGGCAGCTCTACTTCGTGCTCCCCGCCGctatgcggcggcggccgctccaggcggaggagatggcggcgctCGCTGTCCGCGCCAGCGCCGCGCTGGTGGGCGACCACGACGGGCCCCTCGTGttcccggaggccgccgcctccgccgccgatccCCGCGCCGCCGGGAAGGGGTGCCGCCGGTCGAGGACGAGGCGGCACAGCCGTGGCCGCGACTTCGTGCCCGATCTCGGCGCCATTGCCGAGTAG
- the LOC4334054 gene encoding uncharacterized protein, with protein sequence MAAAAAGGGGGGGGSGRLLRGATAKAFHGDGSSHHRMMPSSSSSVAAGGGGGVAGPCRIPSLKFPSLWESKRQGGGVGSRAAERKAALIALGAAGVTALERERGGGVVLLPEEARRGADLLLPLAYEVARRLVLRQLGGATRPTQQCWSKIAEATIHQGVVRCQSFTLIGVAGSLVGSVPCFLEGCGAVVRSFFVQFRALTQTIDQAEIIKLLIEAIDMFLIGTALLTFGMGMYIMFYGSRSIQNPGMQGDNSHLGSFNLKKLKEGARIQSITQAKTRIGHAILLLLQAGVLEKFKSVPLVTGIDMACFAGAVLASSAGVFLLSKLSTTAAQAQRQPRKRTAFA encoded by the exons atggcagcagcagcagctggtggtggtggtggtggtggtggtagcggCAGGTTGCTGAGAGGAGCAACCGCGAAGGCTTTTCATGGAGACGGCAGCAGCCATCATCGTATgatgccatcgtcgtcgtcttcggtggcggcaggcggcggcggcggcgtggctgggCCGTGCCGCATCCCGTCCCTGAAGTTCCCGTCGCTGTGGGAGTCGAAGAGGCAGGGCGGCGGTGTCGGCAGCCGCGCGGCGGAGCGGAAGGCGGCGTTGATCGCGCTGGGAGCCGCCGGCGTGACGGCGCTGGAgagggagcgcggcggcggggtggtgttgttgccggaggaggcgaggaggggcgccgacctgctgctgccgctggcgTACGAGGTCGCGAGGAGGCTGGTGCTGAGGCAGCTCGGGGGCGCGACGCGGCCGACGCAGCAGTGCTGGTCCAAGATCGCCGAGGCCACCATCCACCAG ggtgttgtCAGATGCCAGTCGTTCACGCTCATCGGTGTGGCCGGATCACTCGTCGGATCAGTGCCATGCTTTCTCGAG GGATGTGGTGCAGTTGTGAGATCATTCTTCGTACAGTTTCGTGCCCTGACACAGACAATTGATCAAGCAGAGATCATAAAGCTGCTGATCGAGGCAATAG ACATGTTCCTGATCGGCACAGCTCTTCTCACGTTTGGCATGGGAATGTACATCATGTTCTACGGCTCCCGGAGCATTCAGAACCCAGGAATGCAAGGCGATAATTCTCACCTGGGATCCTTCAACCTAAAG AAGCTGAAAGAAGGGGCCAGGATCCAGTCGATCACGCAGGCGAAGACGAGGATCGGGCACGCCATACTCCTGCTGCTCCAGGCGGGCGTCCTCGAGAAGTTCAAGAGCGTGCCGCTGGTCACCGGGATTGACATGGCTTgcttcgccggcgccgtgctcgcctcctccgccggcgtcttCCTCCTGTCGAAGCTGTCGACGACGGCTGCACAGGCACAGCGACAACCACGCAAGCGTACAGCTTTCGCATGA